The following are from one region of the Rosistilla carotiformis genome:
- a CDS encoding serine/threonine-protein kinase, whose translation MCCSERDLFVSALDIDAPEARRALLERLCPDNHQLRARVESLLATHERGGQFLQMPALEQIATWGSGSTERAILYGSDSTRREEWEEGGAACRSRGREPLDDLLLNYLGPAKNADSLGRLSHYELLEIVGRGGFGTVFRAFDEKLERVVAIKIIAIDMAVVPAARKRFLRETQNAAAIRHENVVAIHAVEEDPVPYLVMEYISGVTLQQRIEQQGPMELADVLKFGKQIADGLAAAHAEQLVHRDVKPSNILLESGPSGRVKLTDFGLARAIDDASITRSGMIAGTPMYMAPEQAFGKKLDHRADLFCLGSVLYKMLAGCPPFRAPTMLAVMKRVADDTPQPLDQIVPGTPSWMQAIVERLHAKNPDDRFATATEVSELLDSCEKQWQQGLIPEVPRYKPTPAKRRFLAESLGAGKLSFLAAVAMFLIFGFVFVEWTGGSRLVQSTTTWFRGTGMLAVQSNDPGLSVYLDGKLGHAPGDAFEAKEVAVGEHQVSAFFAGKQIASKTVLVTRGGRVVVEFDPAAVDLPATSPSESSPYGEPVSTIAAQLVERLTSPDYHWTEPVNLGSGINSRGEDSQPTLTADGLCMVFYSSRKGIADLWEATRDDVSAPFTSARLADYQHATGAFIINGAGISSDGLTVVGAARPVKELDLYTMHRAARDQPWEPPTSLGPEINEPRKLDLYARLSPSSLSLIFTTARRHHQLGGYEIWMAHRDRIDAPWQAPQHMGDQVNSNRIEASPQLLDDGQTLLFTRGGKEEGRERQVFRLHLAVLNSHGDYDVYPIDSPVENAFWLLADGETMIFSAERDGGVGDLDLWQTRRVLKNASTSNVGLNTGRGSD comes from the coding sequence ATGTGCTGCTCTGAACGCGACCTGTTTGTCTCCGCTCTGGATATCGATGCTCCCGAAGCGAGACGAGCACTTTTAGAGCGACTTTGCCCTGACAATCACCAGTTGCGCGCCCGCGTCGAGTCGCTGCTGGCGACACATGAGCGCGGTGGGCAGTTTCTGCAGATGCCAGCCCTCGAGCAAATCGCTACGTGGGGAAGCGGATCGACGGAACGGGCGATACTCTACGGCAGTGACTCGACGCGGCGAGAAGAATGGGAGGAAGGGGGAGCGGCGTGTCGCTCGAGGGGCAGGGAGCCGCTCGACGATTTGCTGTTGAACTATCTGGGGCCTGCCAAGAACGCCGATTCGCTCGGGCGACTGTCTCACTACGAACTACTGGAGATCGTCGGGCGGGGGGGCTTCGGTACCGTCTTCAGAGCCTTTGACGAGAAACTGGAACGTGTGGTGGCGATCAAGATCATCGCGATCGATATGGCTGTCGTCCCGGCGGCTCGAAAGCGATTCTTGCGAGAAACGCAAAATGCTGCGGCAATTCGGCATGAAAACGTCGTTGCGATTCATGCTGTCGAAGAAGACCCGGTTCCCTATCTTGTGATGGAGTACATCTCTGGTGTAACATTGCAACAACGGATTGAACAACAGGGACCAATGGAGTTGGCCGACGTGCTGAAGTTTGGCAAGCAGATTGCCGATGGATTGGCCGCGGCGCATGCGGAGCAATTGGTGCATCGCGATGTGAAGCCGAGCAACATCCTGCTGGAAAGCGGGCCAAGCGGGCGAGTCAAGTTGACTGATTTCGGCCTTGCGCGAGCCATCGATGATGCAAGTATCACACGCAGCGGAATGATCGCGGGGACACCGATGTATATGGCACCGGAGCAGGCTTTTGGGAAAAAGCTGGACCACCGCGCCGACCTTTTCTGTTTGGGGAGCGTGCTCTACAAGATGCTCGCGGGTTGTCCACCGTTTCGTGCGCCGACGATGCTGGCGGTGATGAAGCGGGTAGCCGACGACACTCCGCAACCGCTGGATCAGATCGTTCCAGGGACGCCAAGCTGGATGCAAGCGATTGTCGAACGGTTGCACGCGAAAAACCCTGACGATCGCTTTGCTACCGCTACCGAAGTCAGCGAATTGCTCGATTCTTGTGAAAAGCAATGGCAGCAAGGCTTGATTCCCGAGGTGCCGCGGTACAAGCCGACGCCGGCAAAACGCCGCTTTCTGGCGGAGTCGCTTGGCGCCGGGAAGTTATCGTTTCTCGCTGCTGTCGCCATGTTCTTGATTTTTGGATTTGTGTTCGTCGAATGGACTGGCGGCTCGCGATTGGTGCAGTCCACCACCACTTGGTTCCGTGGTACGGGGATGCTCGCCGTGCAATCCAACGATCCGGGGCTGTCGGTCTATTTAGATGGCAAGCTGGGCCACGCACCGGGAGACGCATTCGAGGCAAAGGAGGTCGCGGTTGGGGAGCACCAGGTGTCGGCTTTTTTTGCCGGAAAGCAGATCGCCAGCAAAACCGTCTTGGTTACTCGCGGCGGACGCGTCGTGGTCGAGTTCGACCCGGCCGCAGTCGATTTGCCAGCGACCTCACCATCCGAATCGTCCCCCTATGGCGAACCTGTTTCGACAATTGCCGCCCAGTTGGTCGAGCGTTTGACATCCCCCGATTATCACTGGACCGAACCGGTTAATTTAGGCTCTGGGATCAATAGCCGTGGCGAAGATTCCCAACCGACACTCACGGCGGATGGACTGTGCATGGTGTTCTACTCCAGTCGCAAGGGGATCGCGGATCTTTGGGAGGCAACGCGCGATGACGTCAGTGCACCTTTCACTTCCGCGCGCCTCGCCGATTATCAACATGCGACGGGAGCATTCATCATCAATGGAGCGGGGATCAGTTCCGATGGATTGACGGTCGTCGGTGCGGCGCGGCCCGTGAAAGAGTTGGATTTGTACACAATGCATCGCGCCGCGCGCGACCAGCCCTGGGAGCCCCCAACATCTTTAGGCCCGGAGATCAATGAACCACGTAAGCTTGATCTATATGCCCGGCTCTCCCCAAGCAGTCTCTCCCTGATTTTCACGACGGCACGTCGCCACCACCAACTGGGAGGGTACGAGATTTGGATGGCGCACCGAGATCGAATCGACGCCCCATGGCAAGCGCCGCAGCACATGGGGGATCAGGTCAATTCAAATCGCATCGAAGCAAGTCCTCAGTTGCTTGACGATGGACAAACCCTCTTGTTCACCCGTGGAGGTAAGGAGGAGGGGCGGGAGCGGCAGGTGTTCCGACTGCATCTCGCGGTGCTGAACAGTCACGGAGACTACGACGTCTACCCGATCGATTCGCCGGTCGAAAATGCTTTCTGGTTGCTTGCCGATGGTGAGACGATGATCTTCAGCGCCGAGCGCGACGGGGGGGTAGGCGACTTGGATCTTTGGCAGACGAGGCGGGTGTTGAAGAATGCAAGCACGAGTAATGTTGGTTTGAATACTGGTAGGGGAAGCGACTGA
- a CDS encoding serine/threonine-protein kinase encodes MSSTERELFISVLEVESPIARRSLLKRLCPEDHALRTRVETLLETHERGSQFLVMPAIEQLMPSTTGAMGPLFGKLTRLEETASDSQTGGTDAEFGDTRILEYLESSTRADSLGRLAHYDLLEIVGQGAFGTVFKALDEKLQRTVAIKMLSVDYAATSPARKRFLREARMAAAIRHENVVAIYAVEESPIPYIVMEYVSGLTLQQHLLQTGPLDFVDVLRLGKQIADGLAAAHAQQVIHRDVKPSNILLGHKAEARAKLTDFGLARTSDDASITHSGLIAGTPLYMAPEQVLGHRLDHRADLFSFGSVLYEMLRGRPPFRAPTMHAVMKRVAEETPRALDEVIPETPTWMIAIVSKLHAKDPADRYGSATEVSELLARCLTDLEQGCVPRLPTASASNSSRFSAMPSRLTRLYSGVGNQCVSIAAGLLLTLIIGVGVSDATGVTQLVSTVVRLTTGAGTLVLETDDPNTKVLIDGEEVVVRGAGIAELTLRPGQHQVAVMKDGVLAKRELVSIERNGRSVLQVRLEPDDRRSHSETPAATEVRSPSTLASNVAVEGVVGMLLSADCEWSEPINLGTEINSESEDSQTTLSADGCRMMFFSRRNGTHGIYECRRDSIDQSFGAPVRVPPEDLNDSRFQFSPGLSSDGLSMVFSCRDKQLDLFISHRESRDEPWQRAKELNSELKLERNAMHASFSPSGLTLAFSSSRPVGKAGAMDIWIAHRRSLNSPWTPAKALGNAINTDRFEGHPQLLDDNQTLLFVRSYDVGHSGHPLMRQYLAQRNNQGEIEVQHLNSPVSHSFFLLPDGKSMYFSRCGPPGRGAPQGLWLTQRVPKRTVAEGDKVKL; translated from the coding sequence ATGAGCAGCACCGAACGCGAACTATTCATCTCTGTACTCGAAGTCGAGTCACCGATTGCGCGCCGGTCCCTATTGAAGCGATTGTGTCCGGAAGATCACGCGTTGCGGACCCGCGTCGAGACGTTGCTGGAAACACATGAACGCGGCAGTCAATTTCTTGTCATGCCAGCCATCGAGCAACTGATGCCGTCGACAACTGGAGCGATGGGGCCGTTGTTTGGCAAACTGACGCGGCTTGAAGAGACTGCAAGCGATTCGCAAACGGGGGGCACCGATGCTGAGTTCGGCGACACGCGAATCTTGGAGTATTTGGAATCATCGACCCGTGCCGATTCGTTGGGACGATTGGCGCATTACGATCTCTTGGAAATCGTTGGGCAAGGCGCCTTCGGGACAGTCTTCAAGGCGTTGGACGAAAAGTTGCAGCGGACGGTCGCGATCAAAATGCTTTCGGTCGACTACGCGGCGACTTCGCCAGCCCGGAAACGCTTCCTACGCGAGGCGCGGATGGCGGCGGCGATTCGTCACGAGAACGTCGTCGCGATCTACGCTGTGGAAGAGTCGCCGATTCCCTACATCGTGATGGAGTATGTCTCGGGGCTGACCTTGCAACAACATCTCTTGCAAACCGGGCCTTTGGATTTCGTCGATGTGCTTCGTCTAGGCAAGCAGATCGCCGACGGGCTGGCTGCGGCCCACGCACAACAAGTGATTCATCGGGACGTCAAGCCAAGCAATATTCTCTTGGGGCACAAGGCCGAAGCACGAGCCAAACTGACCGATTTTGGGCTCGCTCGAACCAGCGATGATGCAAGCATCACGCACAGCGGGTTGATTGCAGGAACGCCGCTCTACATGGCTCCGGAACAAGTGTTGGGGCATCGCTTGGATCACCGCGCCGATCTTTTCAGTTTCGGAAGCGTGCTCTACGAAATGCTCCGCGGACGTCCGCCGTTTCGCGCACCAACAATGCACGCGGTGATGAAGCGTGTGGCCGAGGAGACTCCACGGGCGCTGGACGAAGTCATTCCCGAGACTCCGACGTGGATGATTGCGATCGTCTCCAAGCTGCATGCGAAAGATCCCGCGGACCGCTACGGATCGGCGACGGAAGTTAGCGAACTATTGGCGCGGTGTCTGACGGACCTGGAACAGGGCTGCGTTCCTCGCCTGCCAACAGCGTCTGCGAGCAACTCGTCTCGATTCTCCGCGATGCCATCTCGACTCACCCGCCTGTATTCGGGCGTCGGAAATCAATGCGTCTCCATCGCGGCAGGTTTGCTGCTAACGCTGATTATCGGCGTTGGCGTTTCCGATGCGACCGGGGTTACTCAATTGGTCTCGACTGTGGTTCGATTGACCACCGGCGCTGGAACGTTGGTCCTGGAAACCGATGATCCCAATACAAAAGTTTTGATTGACGGCGAAGAAGTCGTCGTCCGCGGCGCAGGTATCGCCGAACTCACGCTTCGTCCAGGCCAGCATCAAGTCGCCGTCATGAAAGATGGAGTTCTGGCCAAACGAGAATTGGTCTCCATCGAACGCAACGGTCGTTCCGTGTTGCAGGTCCGCTTGGAGCCAGATGATCGGCGATCGCATTCCGAGACGCCGGCAGCGACCGAAGTGCGATCCCCAAGCACGCTGGCTTCGAATGTGGCGGTGGAAGGGGTCGTTGGGATGTTGCTTTCGGCCGATTGCGAGTGGAGCGAACCGATCAACCTGGGGACCGAGATCAACAGCGAATCGGAGGATTCACAGACAACGCTATCGGCGGACGGTTGCCGCATGATGTTCTTTTCCAGACGCAATGGAACACATGGAATCTACGAATGTCGTCGCGACAGCATCGATCAATCTTTTGGAGCGCCCGTCCGAGTCCCTCCAGAGGATCTCAACGATTCGCGTTTCCAATTCAGTCCAGGACTTTCGTCCGATGGGCTCAGCATGGTTTTCTCTTGCCGCGACAAACAACTTGATTTGTTCATCTCGCATCGTGAGTCGCGCGATGAGCCTTGGCAGCGTGCAAAGGAACTCAACAGCGAATTGAAGTTGGAACGCAACGCGATGCACGCCAGTTTTTCTCCCAGTGGACTGACACTCGCTTTCAGCTCCTCGCGACCTGTTGGGAAGGCCGGTGCAATGGACATTTGGATCGCTCATCGTCGTTCCTTGAATTCGCCGTGGACGCCAGCGAAAGCTTTGGGCAACGCCATCAATACGGACCGCTTCGAAGGACATCCTCAATTGCTCGATGATAATCAGACGTTGTTGTTTGTTCGCAGCTATGACGTCGGTCATTCGGGGCACCCCTTGATGCGACAATACCTTGCCCAACGCAATAACCAAGGCGAAATCGAAGTGCAGCACCTCAATTCGCCGGTATCGCATTCATTCTTTTTGTTACCCGATGGGAAGTCGATGTATTTCAGTCGTTGTGGTCCTCCGGGCCGTGGCGCACCGCAGGGGCTTTGGTTAACCCAACGCGTGCCCAAAAGGACCGTGGCCGAAGGTGACAAGGTGAAGCTGTGA
- a CDS encoding sigma-54-dependent transcriptional regulator gives MSDRSMNLLLVDDDAVFRDAFVRWMHFKGHHVTAVSSGAEAISQCEKHDFDIAVFDLNMPGMSGLELLQRVRSLSTIEVVILTGQGTIESAVSAMKLGAFGYLTKPCAMGDLEERCLAALEHRQLQLDRKAPKPVPLRRRPALTMIGNSPSMREVVRLIHRIAPTDKPVLIQGASGTGKEVVARAVQQNSDLSDQPFVTINCAALPDLLVESELFGHQKGAFTGATTDKPGLFEIADGGTLFIDEIGELPLALQPKLLRVLEDGSMRRIGGHQERIVRVRIIVATNRDLAAEVQAGNFREDLYYRINVLSIHLPPLCQRTGDIDRLVDHFLPHPWTIEASAREALNRFDWPGNVRQLSNVLQRATVLADANMITLDDLPAEIAGRASAVRSEVHETARPRFNINDQDNESIALDDISKAHVLDVLAKENGNKASAARKLGIHRRKLYRLLERYQSNDNSAQMTS, from the coding sequence ATGTCAGATAGATCCATGAACTTATTGCTCGTCGACGACGACGCCGTCTTTCGCGACGCGTTTGTGCGCTGGATGCATTTTAAAGGGCATCACGTGACCGCGGTTTCCAGTGGGGCCGAAGCGATCAGCCAATGTGAAAAGCATGACTTTGATATTGCCGTCTTCGACCTGAACATGCCGGGCATGTCGGGACTGGAGCTGCTGCAACGTGTGCGGTCGCTCAGTACCATTGAAGTCGTAATCCTGACCGGACAAGGAACAATCGAATCTGCCGTATCGGCAATGAAGTTAGGAGCTTTCGGCTATCTAACCAAACCATGTGCGATGGGAGACCTTGAGGAACGTTGTTTGGCGGCGTTGGAGCATCGTCAACTGCAACTCGATCGCAAAGCTCCCAAGCCCGTTCCCCTTCGGCGACGTCCGGCGCTGACGATGATTGGGAATTCTCCCTCGATGCGCGAAGTGGTTCGATTGATTCATCGTATCGCCCCCACGGACAAGCCTGTCTTAATTCAAGGCGCCAGCGGGACAGGCAAGGAAGTGGTGGCCCGCGCGGTTCAACAAAACAGCGACCTGAGCGACCAACCGTTCGTGACAATTAATTGTGCGGCGTTACCGGATCTGCTGGTGGAAAGCGAGCTGTTCGGCCATCAAAAGGGAGCATTTACCGGAGCCACGACGGATAAACCAGGCCTGTTCGAAATCGCCGATGGAGGCACGCTGTTCATCGACGAAATCGGCGAGCTCCCACTCGCCTTACAGCCCAAATTGCTTCGTGTTCTTGAGGATGGGTCGATGCGGCGCATCGGCGGTCACCAGGAACGGATCGTCCGCGTGCGGATCATTGTTGCGACCAATCGTGATCTTGCGGCAGAGGTGCAAGCGGGTAACTTCCGCGAGGATCTGTATTACCGGATTAATGTCCTGTCGATCCATCTGCCTCCGCTGTGCCAGCGAACGGGGGACATCGATCGATTGGTCGATCATTTTCTGCCCCATCCATGGACGATCGAAGCGTCGGCTCGCGAGGCACTGAACCGTTTCGATTGGCCTGGAAACGTGCGCCAGCTGAGTAATGTTCTGCAACGCGCGACGGTGTTGGCGGACGCCAATATGATCACGCTTGACGATTTGCCTGCCGAGATCGCCGGTCGCGCTTCTGCCGTCCGATCGGAGGTTCACGAAACGGCACGTCCCCGGTTCAACATCAACGATCAAGATAACGAATCGATCGCCCTGGATGATATTTCCAAAGCCCACGTTTTGGATGTTCTTGCCAAGGAGAATGGCAACAAAGCGAGTGCCGCTCGGAAGCTAGGGATTCATCGTCGCAAGCTTTATCGCTTGTTGGAACGGTACCAATCGAATGACAATTCGGCTCAGATGACTTCTTGA
- a CDS encoding Nramp family divalent metal transporter, with protein sequence MTDKLPETLDPPTHRLGMLRFAGPGMIVAGSIVGSGELIATTKTGAEAGFLLLWLILLGCVVKVFAQVEFGRYALSSGKTTLDALSEVPGPRIVGRGNWLVWFWFAMWFASIGQLGGIVGGVGQSLAISVPLTSQGTLYNEAEDARISQRLMRVRSIENAQEGAETAHEAAQAEALSAEYAEQYGATQVGNEAKLNPPPDAKIWAAIVAIITCGLLVVGRYRMIQSLSITLVTGFTLLTIYNLFKLQAQPDWSVKSTEFLSGLRFSLPPKSADVSPLVTALATFGIIGVGAAELIVYPYWCLEKGYGRFTGPREDTPQWHARAKGWMKVLRLDAWGSMIVYTFSTMVFYLLGAATLHRADLNPSKDHMVRTLAAMFHPVFGNWASILFLFGAFAVLYSTYFVANASHARTFSDAIRVMGFIRSDEATQRRWVRGLSGLFPMLCLVLYLLYPNPVHLVLLSGLMQGLMLPMLGGAALYFRYRRSIVGLEPGLLWDHCLWLSVFAMYVTGIWTVYSNLFE encoded by the coding sequence GTGACCGACAAACTGCCTGAGACGCTCGATCCGCCAACCCATCGGCTTGGCATGTTACGCTTTGCTGGCCCGGGAATGATCGTGGCCGGATCGATCGTGGGCTCGGGCGAATTGATTGCGACGACCAAGACGGGGGCAGAGGCGGGTTTTCTACTGCTGTGGTTGATCCTGCTGGGATGTGTGGTCAAGGTCTTTGCCCAGGTAGAGTTCGGCCGCTACGCGCTCTCCAGCGGCAAGACGACGCTCGATGCCCTGTCGGAAGTCCCCGGTCCACGCATTGTAGGTCGTGGGAATTGGTTGGTTTGGTTTTGGTTCGCGATGTGGTTCGCATCGATCGGGCAACTGGGAGGCATCGTTGGCGGCGTGGGCCAATCGCTGGCGATCAGCGTGCCGTTGACGTCCCAGGGAACGCTTTACAACGAAGCGGAGGATGCGCGGATCAGCCAACGATTGATGCGAGTCCGTTCGATTGAAAACGCACAAGAGGGAGCCGAGACCGCCCACGAAGCCGCTCAGGCCGAGGCGTTGAGCGCCGAATACGCAGAACAATATGGTGCCACGCAAGTGGGGAATGAAGCGAAATTGAACCCGCCGCCGGACGCCAAAATCTGGGCCGCGATCGTGGCAATAATCACTTGTGGTTTATTAGTCGTCGGCCGCTATCGGATGATCCAGTCACTGTCGATCACGCTGGTTACCGGCTTCACCCTGCTGACGATTTACAATCTTTTCAAGTTGCAGGCGCAGCCCGATTGGAGTGTTAAATCGACGGAATTCTTATCCGGTCTACGCTTCAGCTTGCCTCCAAAATCAGCGGACGTTTCGCCGTTAGTCACGGCGTTGGCGACGTTTGGCATCATCGGTGTCGGTGCCGCAGAGCTGATCGTTTATCCCTATTGGTGTCTGGAAAAGGGTTACGGCCGCTTCACCGGACCACGCGAAGACACGCCGCAATGGCATGCACGGGCAAAGGGATGGATGAAGGTACTGCGATTGGATGCCTGGGGTTCGATGATCGTTTACACGTTTTCAACGATGGTCTTTTACCTGTTGGGAGCGGCAACGTTGCATCGCGCTGATCTCAACCCAAGCAAGGATCACATGGTGCGCACGCTGGCAGCAATGTTTCATCCGGTGTTCGGGAACTGGGCATCGATCCTGTTCCTGTTCGGCGCGTTTGCCGTACTTTATTCAACGTACTTTGTCGCCAACGCTAGCCACGCTCGGACGTTTTCCGATGCGATCCGCGTGATGGGTTTTATCCGAAGCGACGAAGCGACCCAACGGCGTTGGGTCCGAGGACTCAGTGGCTTGTTCCCGATGCTGTGTCTTGTCTTGTATCTGCTGTATCCCAATCCGGTTCACTTGGTTTTGCTGAGCGGATTAATGCAGGGGTTGATGCTGCCGATGTTGGGCGGTGCTGCGCTGTACTTCCGATATCGACGCAGTATTGTCGGCCTCGAACCAGGCCTGCTGTGGGATCATTGCTTGTGGCTATCGGTCTTCGCGATGTACGTGACGGGCATCTGGACGGTGTATTCGAATTTATTCGAATAG
- a CDS encoding enoyl-CoA hydratase/isomerase family protein: MSAITVQVNPPSGTILLTRPDQRNALDRSAIEAISQAFFDLHQEKKVRGVILTARGSHFCAGLDLKQMHQTASGDPKDALDAWHDDWTQLRDLLETMLRFPKPIIAAVDGTVLGAGLGLALAADLIVASPNARFGVPAVRRGLISGVVSPLLCFRSGGKTAARMMLTAQQIDAQEALRLNLIDEIVDPDAIWVRANELVGECAAAPAEAIQLSKRLLNETVGETLLMQMSVGAAMGATACTTEAAAEGLAAFIEKREPNWP; encoded by the coding sequence GTGTCCGCTATTACTGTTCAGGTTAACCCTCCCAGCGGCACAATTCTGTTGACGCGTCCCGATCAACGGAATGCGTTGGATCGATCAGCCATCGAAGCGATTTCGCAAGCGTTTTTTGATCTGCATCAAGAAAAAAAGGTTCGTGGCGTCATCTTGACTGCCCGTGGTAGCCATTTTTGTGCCGGCCTGGATTTGAAGCAGATGCACCAGACCGCCAGCGGTGATCCCAAAGATGCGCTTGATGCATGGCACGACGACTGGACCCAGTTGCGGGATTTGCTGGAGACGATGCTACGGTTTCCCAAACCGATCATTGCCGCGGTCGATGGGACGGTGTTGGGAGCCGGCCTGGGGCTCGCGTTGGCCGCTGATTTAATTGTCGCCTCGCCAAACGCTCGATTCGGAGTACCTGCGGTCCGCCGCGGACTGATTAGCGGGGTTGTTTCACCCCTGTTGTGTTTCCGCAGCGGCGGCAAGACTGCGGCTCGAATGATGTTGACCGCACAGCAGATCGATGCCCAGGAAGCGCTACGTCTGAACCTAATCGACGAGATCGTCGATCCCGACGCCATTTGGGTTCGCGCCAACGAACTCGTGGGCGAATGCGCCGCCGCACCGGCTGAGGCGATTCAATTGAGCAAGCGTCTGTTAAATGAAACTGTCGGAGAAACGCTGCTGATGCAGATGTCGGTGGGGGCCGCGATGGGAGCGACCGCTTGCACCACGGAGGCTGCGGCCGAGGGATTGGCGGCGTTCATCGAAAAGCGTGAGCCAAACTGGCCTTAG
- a CDS encoding DUF1573 domain-containing protein: MYRQAYLSILLAVGFLVLQCDGASAQQNWAKELFVETQHDFGAVSRGSMAEFHFDFKNTLDKDLLITKLQTSCGCTQPSIAKGRIAPGESGTVVAKFNTTSFTGQKSAVVTVVFAEPQQAEVQLNVSGFIRTDVVVEPAEVNFGSFRDGDAKPVTLKISYTGSGAWQIQDVRSQFSQLQVSLQRRENTGRGISYEMKVGLKKDSPVGEFRERMTLITNEEKNPTIALDVIGRVEPDLILTPASLNLGSVPKGGMVSKRLVLRGPEAFEVKDIKCKDLRFQFTKPEGKKALHFVNVQFSSGQVPGKIFESIEIQTDLNGGNSATCPVSGEVM, from the coding sequence ATGTATCGACAAGCATATCTTTCCATTTTGCTAGCTGTTGGTTTTTTGGTCCTGCAATGCGACGGGGCGTCGGCACAACAAAACTGGGCGAAAGAGTTATTTGTCGAAACCCAACACGACTTTGGGGCGGTCAGTCGCGGATCGATGGCGGAGTTTCACTTCGACTTTAAAAACACGCTCGACAAAGACCTATTGATCACAAAGCTGCAAACCAGTTGTGGCTGCACGCAACCTTCGATCGCCAAAGGCCGAATCGCTCCCGGAGAATCGGGGACGGTCGTGGCGAAGTTCAACACAACGTCTTTCACCGGACAGAAATCAGCGGTGGTGACCGTGGTCTTCGCCGAACCGCAGCAGGCGGAAGTTCAATTGAACGTTTCCGGCTTTATCCGTACGGATGTCGTGGTCGAACCTGCGGAGGTCAATTTCGGCTCGTTCCGCGATGGCGATGCGAAACCCGTCACGCTCAAGATTTCATATACCGGAAGTGGCGCGTGGCAGATCCAAGACGTACGCAGTCAGTTCAGCCAATTGCAAGTGTCGCTACAACGCCGCGAGAACACCGGACGTGGGATTTCGTATGAAATGAAAGTTGGACTGAAGAAGGACTCTCCGGTTGGAGAATTCCGCGAACGGATGACCCTGATCACTAATGAGGAAAAGAATCCCACGATCGCATTGGATGTGATCGGTCGGGTCGAACCCGATTTGATCCTGACGCCGGCTTCCTTGAACCTTGGATCGGTGCCCAAGGGGGGCATGGTCAGCAAACGATTGGTTTTGCGTGGCCCCGAAGCGTTTGAAGTCAAAGACATCAAGTGCAAAGATCTGCGGTTCCAGTTCACCAAGCCCGAAGGGAAGAAAGCATTGCATTTTGTCAATGTGCAGTTTTCGTCGGGCCAAGTTCCTGGAAAAATCTTTGAATCCATTGAGATTCAGACCGATCTCAACGGTGGCAACAGCGCCACCTGCCCGGTTTCGGGCGAAGTCATGTAG
- the pdxH gene encoding pyridoxamine 5'-phosphate oxidase — MDLSELRQEYAGQPLDVDSVDPNPFQQFTAWFDQASTAELLEPNAMVLATVDANGRPSQRTVLLKYFDESGFVFFTNYGSRKAQQIAANAHVSLLFQWLPLHRQVEVEGVATKVSSAESLKYFLKRPRESQLGAWVSRQSEVVSHRQLLEAKLQEMKARFGKGEIPLPSFWGGYRIAPTRLEFWQGGPGRLHDRIEFRSDGRGGWDRNRLAP; from the coding sequence GTGGATCTTTCAGAGCTTCGACAAGAGTATGCCGGGCAACCATTGGATGTCGATTCGGTCGACCCGAATCCCTTCCAACAGTTCACCGCTTGGTTCGACCAGGCGTCGACGGCTGAACTGTTGGAACCCAACGCGATGGTTCTGGCGACTGTCGATGCCAACGGGCGTCCGAGCCAACGGACCGTGTTGTTGAAGTATTTTGACGAATCGGGGTTCGTCTTCTTCACCAACTACGGCAGCCGCAAGGCGCAACAGATCGCCGCCAACGCGCACGTCTCGCTCCTGTTCCAATGGCTGCCACTACACCGACAAGTCGAGGTAGAAGGCGTCGCGACGAAGGTCTCCTCGGCGGAGTCGTTAAAATATTTTCTGAAGCGGCCGCGGGAAAGCCAACTGGGGGCGTGGGTGTCGCGCCAGAGCGAAGTCGTCTCGCATCGCCAGTTGTTGGAGGCGAAGCTGCAGGAGATGAAGGCGCGCTTTGGCAAGGGAGAGATACCGTTGCCGAGCTTCTGGGGAGGCTACCGGATTGCCCCGACTCGTCTCGAGTTTTGGCAAGGGGGCCCAGGGCGTTTGCACGACCGAATTGAATTTCGTAGCGACGGCCGAGGGGGCTGGGATCGCAACCGCCTGGCCCCCTAA